One Campylobacter concisus DNA window includes the following coding sequences:
- a CDS encoding carbonic anhydrase → MDDSILEGAVKFMEDGFLEHEELFKSLQHKQDPHTLFISCVDSRVVPNLITNCLPGELFMVRNIANIVPPYRVSEEFLATTSAIEYALEVLNIKNIIICGHSDCGGCAALYVDEKKLKNTPNVRNWIRLIEPIKREVLKFTSDDPAKMAWLTERLNVINSIENIMTYPNVKEEYESGELQIYGWHYIIETGEIFSYDLKEGTFKLLADKRGENA, encoded by the coding sequence ATGGATGATTCAATACTTGAAGGTGCAGTAAAATTTATGGAAGATGGCTTTTTAGAGCATGAAGAGCTCTTTAAAAGCTTGCAACACAAACAAGATCCACACACGCTTTTCATATCTTGCGTGGATTCAAGAGTCGTGCCAAATTTGATAACAAACTGCCTGCCAGGCGAGCTTTTCATGGTGCGCAATATCGCAAACATCGTGCCACCTTATAGGGTGAGCGAAGAGTTTTTGGCGACTACCTCGGCGATCGAGTATGCGCTTGAAGTTTTAAACATCAAAAACATCATCATCTGCGGACACTCTGATTGTGGCGGATGCGCAGCACTTTATGTTGATGAAAAGAAGCTAAAAAACACTCCAAACGTTAGAAACTGGATCAGGCTAATAGAGCCGATCAAGCGAGAAGTGCTTAAATTTACAAGCGATGATCCAGCCAAAATGGCGTGGCTAACCGAGAGGCTAAACGTGATAAATTCGATAGAAAACATAATGACATATCCAAATGTAAAAGAGGAGTATGAAAGTGGCGAGCTTCAAATTTATGGCTGGCACTACATCATAGAAACTGGCGAAATTTTTAGCTACGATTTGAAAGAGGGCACGTTTAAACTTCTAGCGGACAAAAGAGGCGAAAATGCGTAA
- the frr gene encoding ribosome recycling factor produces the protein MLNKIYDTQKEGCEKAIASLKRDFTTLRTGKVNINILDNVMVDYYGSPTPLNQVATVLTSDASTIAITPWEKSMIKAISSAIQAANIGVNPNSDGESVKLFFPPMTVEQRQENAKHAKAMGEKAKVSIRNVRKDANDEVKKLEKDKAITEDESKKGQDEVQKITDTYTAKIDTLVKEKEAELLKI, from the coding sequence ATGCTAAATAAAATTTACGATACCCAAAAAGAGGGTTGCGAAAAGGCGATCGCTTCACTAAAGCGCGATTTTACAACGCTTAGAACTGGCAAGGTAAATATCAACATCCTAGATAACGTTATGGTTGATTATTATGGCTCGCCAACTCCGCTTAACCAAGTAGCCACCGTGCTTACGAGCGACGCTTCGACTATCGCTATCACACCTTGGGAAAAGAGCATGATAAAAGCGATCTCATCAGCTATCCAAGCTGCAAATATCGGCGTCAATCCAAACAGCGACGGCGAGAGTGTTAAACTATTTTTCCCACCGATGACCGTCGAGCAACGCCAAGAAAACGCAAAACATGCAAAAGCTATGGGCGAAAAGGCAAAAGTTAGTATAAGAAACGTGAGAAAAGATGCAAACGACGAGGTCAAAAAGCTTGAAAAAGACAAAGCTATAACAGAAGACGAGAGCAAAAAGGGTCAAGATGAGGTTCAAAAGATAACTGACACCTACACCGCAAAGATCGACACTCTTGTAAAAGAGAAAGAAGCCGAGCTTTTAAAAATCTAA
- a CDS encoding ATP-binding protein: MKSLETLYQAPIKNAKFIPRKYEIISPKTIIIGAISSGKTALVYEFLSHYKSEERLYINLDDIRIDRASLLANLKEFLEKNAQIKVLAVENLQAADLINLDFLKDAALENIIITSKEFSLSLDGFARINLNYLDYEEFILFFKKNLDQDLLFSYFLAHGNEIASAFLDSSEVTAHLQQLLRANLNEQNIAILKECATKCHDTISAFGIYKNLKEQMKISKDSVYSAINLLNESGYVEFVPNLDESSTSKKIYFTNFALRNALCLKKDFLAVFANVVFCELLKFKDEIYYTKEIDFFLAKKKLAIICVPFSAPEIVFLKFKKLHASLKELGVSKLQIISVANQAEQSIEGIKCEILPFSRWSLGL; encoded by the coding sequence TTGAAAAGTTTAGAAACGCTCTATCAAGCACCCATTAAAAATGCTAAATTTATCCCTAGAAAATATGAGATCATCTCGCCAAAGACGATTATCATTGGCGCTATATCAAGTGGCAAAACAGCCCTTGTTTATGAGTTTTTGAGCCATTATAAAAGCGAGGAGAGGCTTTATATAAATTTAGACGATATAAGGATAGATAGAGCCTCGCTTTTAGCAAATTTAAAAGAGTTTTTAGAAAAAAATGCCCAGATAAAAGTGCTCGCGGTTGAAAATTTACAAGCCGCTGATCTTATAAATTTAGACTTTCTAAAGGATGCTGCACTTGAGAATATCATCATTACAAGCAAGGAATTTTCACTCTCGCTTGATGGCTTTGCACGCATAAATTTAAACTATCTCGACTACGAGGAATTTATACTATTTTTTAAGAAAAATTTAGACCAAGACCTGCTTTTTAGCTACTTTTTGGCCCATGGCAACGAGATAGCAAGCGCCTTTTTGGACTCCAGCGAGGTCACAGCCCACTTGCAGCAGCTCTTAAGAGCAAATTTAAACGAGCAAAACATCGCTATCTTAAAAGAGTGCGCGACAAAGTGCCACGATACGATAAGTGCCTTTGGGATTTATAAAAACCTAAAAGAGCAGATGAAAATTTCAAAAGATAGTGTTTATAGCGCGATAAATTTGCTAAATGAGAGTGGATACGTTGAGTTTGTGCCAAATTTAGATGAGAGTAGCACGAGCAAGAAAATTTACTTTACAAATTTCGCACTTCGTAATGCTTTATGTCTAAAAAAGGACTTTTTGGCTGTCTTTGCAAATGTCGTTTTTTGCGAGCTGCTTAAGTTTAAAGATGAAATTTACTACACAAAAGAGATCGATTTTTTCCTTGCCAAAAAGAAGCTTGCGATCATCTGCGTGCCATTTTCTGCGCCTGAGATCGTCTTTTTAAAATTTAAAAAACTCCACGCAAGTCTAAAAGAGCTAGGCGTTAGCAAACTTCAAATCATCAGTGTCGCAAACCAAGCCGAGCAAAGCATCGAGGGGATAAAGTGCGAGATCTTGCCATTTTCTAGGTGGAGCCTAGGTTTATAA
- a CDS encoding S-adenosylmethionine tRNA ribosyltransferase: MRAFFGILFIAASLFGYEINHENWAKFYKFSGDANGVKFEVYMNYFKDEFENFKQTKSFKVPPKISGHIFFDGAKYDYEKGSFEQNGSEISSLNAVSDKINLDVKNENGELKGKIIVKNKAYNATVKEEKEYEILNIGIQMTEANGTRYEAITNDIFAKDSAKKYKNKLLAEFYDLKSERKQWPNSQYESLKEIYYINDKIKSVCTYKNEKTNCEVISLATNKKLKLKQIFKDMNNEHLKAVLATAGVSDNFVLSPLGLTFLNEEQISVPLEELRPYFSDEVGL, translated from the coding sequence ATGAGAGCATTTTTTGGGATCTTATTCATCGCTGCAAGCCTTTTTGGCTATGAGATAAACCACGAAAACTGGGCTAAATTTTATAAATTTAGTGGCGATGCAAATGGTGTGAAATTTGAAGTTTATATGAACTATTTTAAAGATGAATTTGAAAATTTCAAACAAACCAAGAGCTTTAAGGTCCCGCCTAAGATAAGCGGCCACATCTTTTTTGACGGCGCAAAATACGACTATGAAAAGGGCTCTTTTGAGCAAAATGGCAGTGAAATTTCTTCATTAAATGCAGTCTCAGACAAGATAAATTTAGACGTTAAAAACGAAAACGGCGAGCTAAAAGGCAAGATAATCGTCAAAAACAAGGCCTACAACGCCACCGTAAAAGAAGAAAAAGAGTATGAGATCCTAAATATCGGCATCCAAATGACCGAGGCAAACGGCACAAGATACGAAGCGATCACTAACGACATCTTTGCTAAAGACTCAGCCAAAAAGTATAAAAACAAGCTTCTTGCAGAGTTTTACGACCTAAAAAGCGAGCGCAAACAATGGCCAAATAGCCAGTATGAGAGCCTAAAAGAGATCTACTACATCAACGACAAAATAAAGAGCGTTTGCACCTATAAAAATGAAAAGACAAACTGCGAGGTAATCTCGCTTGCGACGAACAAAAAGCTAAAACTAAAGCAAATTTTTAAAGATATGAATAACGAACATCTAAAAGCAGTCCTCGCAACCGCTGGCGTGAGCGATAACTTCGTGCTTTCGCCGCTTGGGCTTACATTTTTAAACGAAGAGCAGATCAGCGTGCCACTTGAGGAGCTAAGACCTTACTTTAGCGATGAAGTCGGGCTGTAA
- the secG gene encoding preprotein translocase subunit SecG, with amino-acid sequence MSLIFLILQFVLAVVITIAVLLQKSSSIGLGAYSGSNESLFGAKGPAGFLAKFTFVVGVLFILNTLALGYFYNKDLKRSIVDSVDSKSLVVPKSNDVPAAPSAPQNPAK; translated from the coding sequence GTGAGTTTAATATTTTTAATCTTGCAATTTGTTCTAGCTGTCGTTATCACGATCGCAGTTTTACTCCAAAAGAGCTCATCTATCGGTCTTGGAGCATACAGTGGAAGCAACGAGAGCCTTTTTGGAGCAAAAGGACCAGCTGGATTTTTAGCTAAATTTACCTTTGTGGTAGGCGTTTTGTTTATCCTAAACACACTTGCGCTTGGATATTTTTACAACAAAGATCTAAAACGCTCTATCGTTGATAGCGTCGATAGCAAATCTCTAGTCGTACCAAAATCAAACGACGTGCCAGCAGCTCCTAGCGCACCACAAAACCCAGCAAAATAA
- a CDS encoding thiamine-phosphate pyrophosphorylase, with product MTNDERIYRVIDANLNRLKEGLRVVEDIKRYVFDDAKLAYKIKSLRHKAKIPQKEFLKFRNSQNDVLKTSTKSEQERLNLDEIITANFKRAQESARVLEECFKLINLERAELFKSIRYELYELEKEL from the coding sequence ATGACTAATGACGAGCGCATCTACCGAGTGATAGATGCGAATCTAAATAGGCTAAAAGAAGGGCTTCGCGTCGTTGAAGATATAAAAAGATATGTCTTTGACGATGCTAAGCTCGCCTATAAGATAAAATCCCTCCGCCACAAGGCAAAAATCCCACAAAAAGAATTTTTAAAATTTAGAAATTCACAAAATGACGTTTTAAAAACCAGCACAAAAAGCGAGCAAGAAAGATTAAATTTAGACGAGATCATCACTGCAAATTTCAAGCGTGCCCAGGAGAGCGCCCGCGTGCTTGAAGAGTGCTTTAAGCTTATAAATTTAGAGCGAGCTGAGCTTTTTAAAAGCATAAGATACGAGCTTTATGAGCTTGAAAAAGAACTTTAA
- a CDS encoding ribonuclease HII, producing MAKICGIDEAGRGALAGPLSVAACVLNSEISGLNDSKKLTAKRREELFKEITKSSNFLIAYFSNAQIDELGLSECLRRALKLFKAHFESFEIIYDGNLDYGVGITTMIKADGKVAGVSAASILAKVSRDRLMNGWDKFYPAYGFAGHKGYGTKSHLDAIAKFGYSDFHRKSFVIKPKLTQGSLF from the coding sequence ATGGCTAAAATTTGTGGTATCGACGAGGCTGGACGTGGGGCGCTGGCTGGGCCACTAAGCGTGGCTGCTTGCGTGCTAAATAGCGAAATTTCTGGTCTAAACGACTCCAAAAAACTAACCGCAAAAAGGCGCGAGGAGCTCTTTAAAGAGATCACAAAAAGCTCAAATTTCCTCATCGCCTACTTCTCAAACGCCCAGATAGACGAGCTTGGGCTAAGTGAGTGCCTAAGGCGTGCGCTCAAACTTTTCAAGGCGCATTTTGAGAGCTTTGAGATTATTTACGATGGAAATTTAGACTACGGCGTTGGCATCACGACGATGATAAAGGCTGACGGCAAGGTCGCTGGGGTAAGCGCTGCTAGCATATTAGCAAAAGTAAGCCGTGACCGCTTGATGAACGGCTGGGATAAATTTTATCCAGCATACGGCTTTGCAGGGCACAAGGGATATGGCACAAAGTCGCACCTAGATGCGATAGCTAAATTTGGCTACTCAGACTTTCATAGAAAAAGCTTTGTCATAAAGCCAAAACTCACGCAGGGTTCGCTATTTTAG
- a CDS encoding GGDEF domain-containing protein has protein sequence MVQEFIEQDSYKAIDDIYKTILNVAIVSNAFVLIVLCSFYFDLTIIFICFLFLSISTALRIRFNIKYRFLISAIFQLNVITAVIAGVVGMGWSSSIWITLLGVIFINYFLAFNQRLLTYSVCLLELFVLLWLYLTYKDKVVEIDTMVQIGSTCISVFFTFYLVFRLSFFSDAITSSGYKQISEEKEEIERISKYDFLTGLLNRRSIERTLRYELKELREKSSDANLVVMLGDIDNFKKINDTYGHDWGDKVLKEIARALQDTFRENDHICRWGGEEFLVILPEVKTEDVKKVETRLGTRIAQVKLPDKSSVTMTFGLVLCANGVITDIDTVINKADKKLYEGKKNGKDRIEYEIMKANKDKDNA, from the coding sequence TTGGTACAGGAATTTATAGAGCAAGATAGCTACAAGGCTATCGATGACATTTACAAAACGATATTAAACGTAGCGATAGTAAGTAACGCCTTTGTCTTGATCGTGCTGTGTAGTTTTTACTTTGACTTAACGATCATTTTTATCTGTTTTTTATTTCTTTCTATTAGCACTGCTTTAAGGATTAGATTTAATATCAAATACAGATTTTTAATCTCGGCCATCTTTCAACTAAATGTCATCACCGCAGTTATCGCTGGCGTTGTTGGCATGGGCTGGAGCTCTAGTATATGGATAACACTCCTTGGCGTTATCTTTATAAACTACTTTTTGGCTTTTAACCAAAGACTTCTTACCTACTCTGTCTGCCTTCTTGAGCTATTTGTCCTTTTGTGGCTATATCTTACATATAAAGATAAAGTAGTTGAGATAGACACCATGGTACAAATAGGCTCAACCTGTATAAGCGTTTTCTTTACTTTTTACTTGGTCTTTAGACTTTCGTTTTTCTCTGATGCGATCACATCTAGTGGCTACAAACAGATCAGCGAAGAGAAAGAGGAGATAGAGAGAATTTCTAAGTATGACTTTTTAACCGGTCTTTTAAATAGACGCTCTATTGAAAGAACACTTAGATATGAGCTAAAAGAGCTTAGAGAAAAAAGCAGTGACGCAAATTTAGTCGTTATGCTAGGAGACATCGATAACTTCAAAAAGATAAATGACACCTACGGACACGACTGGGGCGATAAGGTCTTAAAAGAGATCGCAAGAGCCTTGCAAGATACTTTTAGAGAAAATGACCACATTTGTAGGTGGGGTGGAGAGGAATTTCTAGTTATCTTGCCTGAAGTTAAAACCGAAGACGTAAAAAAGGTAGAAACCAGACTTGGCACAAGGATAGCGCAGGTAAAACTGCCTGATAAGAGCTCAGTAACCATGACCTTTGGTCTAGTCCTTTGCGCAAATGGCGTTATAACTGATATCGACACAGTCATAAACAAAGCTGATAAAAAGCTATATGAGGGCAAGAAAAATGGCAAAGACCGCATCGAGTATGAGATCATGAAGGCAAATAAGGACAAAGACAATGCCTAA
- a CDS encoding mechanosensitive ion channel domain-containing protein produces MRKFLTIILLSFITLFGADNNVTQEDDIISITNQIQTLNSQINIIKSQQKDLNASKIDNSNLITLQKKKSDLLEKIPNYVMQIEVTQSDINKFNLQKEALEKKVARLEKQSNKDAYIQSAIELEKMKVDYAYYSALISLEEIFKKGAKANSIKEVIDNGLLNLQTNSYVSIKDLKDSLNDTSGSYDSAFFDLELKKESEEEILIYLKNNADLLSSSMLLSELNLVDAVEYINKTTAINSSKFNIGKIVVIVAIFLFFVSLTRILAKLTYWVMSLVASGEGVKEAKNQIVDIIKKPISALLIIYALNICIGIGFYPVPVPLTVANIFSIIYIVAFSWLVLTILNGYGIAILDKIAQKSKRKEVINLALKVIYVIVLIITLLLILQKLGFDISALIASLGIGGLAVAFAAKDIIANFFASVMMLFDNSFSQGDWIVCGDIEGTVVEIGFRKTTVRSFDNALIFVPNSKLASDPVRNWTRRKVGRRIRMVIGIEYGPTTEEIKKCVNDIKNMLINHPDIAKSEDIAANKRGLKYRQNIVSVDDYAGYKSNLFVVVDDFADSSINILVYCFAKTIVWGDFLDVKQDVMLKIMDILKQNGLNFAFPSQSLYIENIKDKIF; encoded by the coding sequence ATGCGTAAATTTCTAACCATCATCCTACTTTCTTTCATAACTCTTTTTGGCGCTGATAACAACGTAACGCAAGAAGACGATATCATCAGCATAACAAATCAAATTCAAACCCTAAACAGCCAGATAAATATCATAAAATCTCAGCAAAAAGACCTAAACGCTTCAAAGATCGATAACTCAAATTTGATCACTCTTCAAAAGAAAAAGAGCGATCTTTTAGAAAAGATACCAAACTACGTCATGCAGATCGAGGTAACACAAAGCGATATAAATAAATTTAATCTGCAAAAAGAGGCACTAGAAAAAAAGGTTGCAAGACTTGAGAAGCAGTCAAACAAGGACGCCTATATCCAAAGTGCTATCGAGCTTGAGAAGATGAAGGTTGATTACGCTTACTACTCAGCACTTATTAGCCTTGAAGAGATCTTTAAAAAGGGTGCTAAGGCAAATTCTATAAAAGAAGTGATAGATAATGGACTTTTAAATTTACAGACAAATTCTTATGTAAGTATAAAAGATCTAAAAGACTCACTAAATGACACTTCAGGCTCTTACGACAGCGCCTTTTTTGACCTTGAGCTGAAAAAAGAGAGTGAAGAAGAAATTTTAATCTATCTTAAAAATAACGCCGATCTTCTAAGCTCAAGCATGCTCTTGTCTGAGCTAAATTTAGTCGATGCAGTCGAGTATATAAACAAAACAACAGCCATAAATTCAAGCAAATTTAACATCGGCAAGATCGTTGTTATCGTTGCGATATTTTTATTTTTTGTCTCGCTAACTAGAATTTTAGCCAAGCTCACCTACTGGGTGATGTCACTCGTCGCTTCAGGCGAAGGGGTAAAAGAGGCTAAAAATCAGATCGTTGATATCATCAAAAAGCCGATCTCAGCACTTCTTATCATCTATGCGCTAAACATCTGTATCGGCATTGGATTTTATCCAGTGCCAGTGCCTCTAACGGTAGCAAATATCTTTTCTATCATATATATAGTCGCATTTTCATGGCTTGTTCTCACCATACTAAATGGCTACGGCATCGCTATACTCGACAAGATCGCGCAAAAAAGCAAGCGTAAAGAGGTGATAAACCTAGCACTAAAAGTGATCTACGTGATCGTGCTTATCATCACACTTTTACTGATCCTTCAAAAGCTTGGCTTTGATATCTCAGCACTCATCGCCTCACTTGGTATCGGTGGTCTTGCTGTTGCCTTCGCTGCTAAAGACATCATCGCAAACTTCTTTGCATCTGTTATGATGCTCTTTGACAACTCATTTTCACAAGGCGACTGGATAGTTTGTGGCGACATCGAGGGCACGGTCGTTGAGATAGGATTTAGAAAAACAACAGTTAGAAGCTTTGATAACGCCCTTATCTTCGTGCCAAACTCAAAGCTAGCGAGCGATCCTGTTAGAAACTGGACCAGAAGAAAGGTCGGCAGACGCATAAGAATGGTTATTGGCATCGAGTATGGACCAACTACAGAAGAGATCAAAAAATGTGTAAATGACATCAAAAATATGCTGATAAATCACCCAGATATCGCTAAAAGCGAAGATATCGCGGCTAATAAAAGAGGACTAAAATATAGACAAAACATAGTTTCGGTTGATGACTACGCTGGATATAAGTCAAATTTATTTGTCGTGGTTGATGACTTTGCTGATAGCTCGATAAATATCCTAGTTTATTGCTTTGCAAAAACTATCGTTTGGGGAGATTTTCTAGACGTAAAACAAGATGTAATGCTAAAAATTATGGATATTTTAAAGCAAAATGGTCTAAATTTTGCATTCCCAAGCCAAAGCTTGTATATCGAAAATATCAAAGATAAAATTTTTTAA
- a CDS encoding Bax inhibitor-1/YccA family protein — MSLYDRNYAKQNQEELAYSQSSLSTFIKQTYQLFAASLLSATAGAYVGISIAGVFAANRFLFWGLVILEFVLLFGLMAAKRKEGLNLILLFAFTFVSGLTLTPLLSAILAMPSGASIVAQAFGLTTVAFGALSVFAMNTKRDFTTMGKMLFITLIVIVVAAIINIFVKSTMFQLVIASISSILFSAYILFDTQNIIRGNYETPVEGAVALYLDFVNLFTSLLQILGIFNRND, encoded by the coding sequence ATGAGTTTGTATGATAGAAACTACGCTAAGCAAAATCAAGAAGAGCTTGCGTATTCTCAAAGCTCACTAAGCACTTTTATAAAACAAACTTATCAACTTTTTGCAGCATCACTACTTTCAGCTACTGCTGGCGCTTATGTAGGCATTAGCATTGCTGGCGTTTTTGCGGCAAATAGATTTTTGTTTTGGGGGCTTGTGATACTAGAGTTTGTATTGCTTTTTGGTCTAATGGCAGCTAAACGCAAAGAGGGATTAAATTTAATACTTCTTTTTGCATTTACATTTGTAAGCGGTCTTACGCTAACTCCGCTACTTTCAGCGATCCTCGCTATGCCAAGTGGCGCTAGTATCGTAGCTCAGGCATTTGGTTTGACAACGGTTGCATTTGGTGCATTAAGCGTCTTTGCGATGAATACAAAACGCGACTTTACAACGATGGGCAAGATGCTATTTATAACTTTGATAGTTATCGTTGTGGCAGCGATCATCAACATTTTCGTTAAAAGCACGATGTTTCAACTTGTAATCGCAAGTATTTCATCGATCTTATTTAGTGCTTACATACTTTTTGATACACAAAATATCATCCGTGGCAACTACGAGACACCAGTTGAGGGTGCAGTTGCTTTGTACCTTGATTTTGTAAATTTATTTACATCATTACTACAAATTTTAGGCATTTTTAATAGAAATGACTAA
- a CDS encoding polysaccharide deacetylase family protein has product MIKTFLASLLTLTFALADAHILVYHRFDDPRHVSTDISIQNLRAQFEYFKNNGYEVVKLSRLVDAVNAGEPIPDNWIVITVDDGYKSFYNNALELFKEYNYPFALMVYVEASANKYGDYLDFDQIKELEAYGEIGYHSYAHPRMTRLSDEALREDFQKGVETFEKHMGYKPKYFAVPYGEIDSRVVSLAKEFGFLALLNQNSGAVSDKSDVYDLYRTPVMNGTKIALTFNSKFLNAEWIFPEGYPQNNAIDKLIIKTDTNASEGSFFMTGFDGFRKVPMTNGVFECKFNPPLDKRKVLMSLKVDHHRSTKLLIKDTNAK; this is encoded by the coding sequence ATGATAAAAACGTTTTTAGCGTCACTTTTGACGCTAACGTTTGCTTTGGCAGACGCTCACATCCTAGTTTATCACCGCTTTGACGATCCAAGGCACGTTAGCACAGATATTTCTATTCAAAATTTAAGAGCTCAGTTTGAATACTTCAAAAATAACGGCTACGAAGTTGTCAAGCTATCAAGGCTTGTCGATGCGGTAAATGCTGGTGAGCCGATCCCTGATAATTGGATCGTTATCACCGTTGATGATGGATACAAAAGCTTTTACAATAACGCTCTTGAGCTTTTTAAAGAGTATAACTACCCATTTGCTTTGATGGTCTATGTAGAGGCAAGCGCGAACAAATATGGTGATTATCTAGACTTTGATCAGATCAAAGAGCTAGAAGCTTACGGCGAGATCGGCTACCACTCATACGCTCATCCAAGGATGACTAGACTTAGTGATGAGGCCTTGAGAGAGGACTTTCAAAAGGGCGTTGAGACCTTTGAAAAGCACATGGGCTATAAGCCAAAATACTTTGCAGTCCCTTACGGCGAGATCGATAGTAGGGTCGTCTCTTTGGCAAAAGAATTTGGCTTTTTAGCACTTTTAAATCAAAACTCAGGCGCAGTTTCAGATAAAAGCGACGTTTATGATCTTTACAGAACGCCAGTGATGAATGGCACAAAGATAGCACTAACTTTTAATAGCAAATTTTTAAACGCCGAGTGGATATTTCCAGAGGGCTATCCGCAAAACAATGCGATCGACAAGCTCATCATCAAGACCGACACTAACGCAAGTGAGGGCAGTTTTTTCATGACTGGCTTTGATGGCTTTAGAAAAGTACCTATGACAAATGGCGTTTTTGAGTGTAAATTTAACCCACCACTTGATAAACGTAAAGTGTTAATGTCGCTAAAAGTAGATCATCACAGAAGCACAAAACTTCTAATAAAGGACACCAATGCTAAATAA
- a CDS encoding DUF4153 domain-containing protein, with product MQIITELKAAFADKKILLLTILAFSLPTIFLSSSQIIEDYRGFWLLEPLLLVAIYLNKRQILLPLYFLIFGASLYFFGLKLSGHASDLVTLYLMAFVLLFSLNFAKDNEKFISQSLARLLNLLISFAIFHLFFLGILAVFAGLNYLFGLELLTSHRTQRLYLTLVSFGLPCLFIFFESKFSEYRLLNFIKIAINFILNPLLIIYVALLNLYCIYRLVLFELPRGGVAYIVLACLIAGFVLRGLNLLIKSQIYDQIFKLLPLFVILPSVLLWWGVMHRVGEYGLSEPRIYLIACVIFANLSYFVMIFFRNFPYKFLAFLMIFGIFFTHFVLDTKLLTINSQKELLLRELKALHLLGSDGTLSGDVGKIGEEKLYFLQDKFDYLVENGDKFALENKKFISNLESISEKKWQVFSINSGNIGINVKEATIKSVVSSSTNGDDLVIQLDNERVSIDMQKHLEKALASLNLKPDGDFGAEVFEQLKEQLLILEVGKRVFVLRSMEIVQENGVYKFYDASVLFYMEDAQLK from the coding sequence TTGCAGATCATCACCGAGCTAAAAGCTGCATTTGCTGATAAAAAAATTTTGCTTCTTACCATTTTGGCGTTTAGTCTGCCTACTATTTTTCTTAGTTCAAGTCAGATCATTGAGGATTACAGAGGATTTTGGCTGCTTGAGCCGCTACTTTTGGTCGCTATCTATCTAAATAAAAGGCAAATTTTACTCCCTTTATACTTTTTGATATTTGGAGCTAGCCTTTACTTTTTTGGCCTTAAGCTAAGCGGCCATGCCAGCGATCTTGTGACACTTTATCTCATGGCTTTTGTGCTTTTATTCTCTTTAAATTTTGCCAAAGATAATGAGAAATTTATAAGCCAGAGCCTAGCAAGACTTTTAAATTTACTCATCTCATTTGCCATTTTTCATCTATTTTTTCTTGGCATTTTGGCTGTTTTCGCAGGGCTTAACTACCTTTTTGGGCTGGAGCTATTAACCAGCCACAGGACGCAAAGGCTTTATCTGACACTGGTCTCTTTTGGACTGCCTTGTCTATTTATCTTTTTTGAGAGCAAATTTAGCGAGTATAGGCTCTTAAATTTCATCAAGATCGCCATAAATTTCATCCTAAATCCCCTGCTCATCATCTATGTGGCGTTACTAAATTTATACTGCATTTATAGGCTTGTTTTATTTGAGCTGCCACGCGGCGGAGTGGCCTACATCGTGCTTGCCTGCTTGATCGCTGGCTTTGTTTTAAGAGGGCTAAATTTACTCATCAAAAGCCAAATTTATGATCAAATTTTTAAGCTCTTGCCACTTTTTGTCATCTTGCCTAGCGTTTTGCTTTGGTGGGGAGTCATGCACAGAGTCGGCGAGTACGGCCTAAGCGAGCCTAGGATATATCTCATCGCCTGCGTGATATTTGCAAATTTGAGCTATTTTGTGATGATATTTTTTAGAAATTTCCCTTATAAATTTCTAGCATTTTTGATGATATTTGGCATATTTTTCACCCATTTTGTCCTTGATACGAAGCTGCTTACCATAAATTCTCAAAAAGAGCTTTTGCTAAGAGAGCTAAAGGCGCTACATTTGCTTGGTAGCGATGGCACGCTAAGTGGCGATGTGGGCAAGATCGGCGAAGAGAAGCTCTACTTTTTGCAAGATAAATTTGACTATCTCGTAGAAAACGGCGATAAATTTGCGCTAGAGAATAAAAAATTTATATCAAATTTAGAGAGTATCTCGGAGAAAAAGTGGCAGGTATTTAGCATTAACTCAGGCAATATCGGTATAAACGTCAAAGAGGCGACCATAAAAAGCGTAGTCTCAAGCAGCACAAATGGCGATGATCTTGTTATACAGCTAGATAATGAAAGAGTTAGTATAGATATGCAAAAGCACCTAGAAAAGGCGCTTGCAAGTTTAAATTTAAAGCCAGACGGCGACTTTGGCGCTGAGGTATTTGAGCAGCTAAAAGAGCAGCTTTTGATCCTTGAAGTAGGCAAAAGGGTCTTTGTTCTGCGCTCTATGGAAATCGTGCAAGAAAACGGAGTTTATAAATTTTACGACGCAAGCGTGCTTTTTTATATGGAGGATGCGCAGCTAAAATAG